Below is a window of Paludisphaera borealis DNA.
ATGTTCTGAGAGTCGGTCTTGAGCTGATCGAGGTCGTCGGAGGTCACGGCCGACTTGGCCGTCACGGCCTGCTGATCGGTTCGGAGTTTGTCGAGATCGGTCTGAAGCTGGCTGGATTGGGTTCCGCCGGCGGGTGCGGTGGAGGTGGAGGAAGGGATTGCGGTCGCGGTGGTGGTGGGAAGCGCCGTGACCCCCGCGTTGGCGAGGCTGGCCGTCAGGGCGTTTCCACCGGGCCCGGCGCCGTTGAACCCGCCGGGCGCGCCGGGGAATCCGGTGACGTTCATCGGTCCCCCCAACTTGTTGGGAAGCGCCGCCTGGGCCGCCGCGAAATCGGTGAGGTCGGTCGTCGTGATCTTGGAATCCTTGATCGTCTGGACGAGGTCGGTGAACGTCTTGTCGATGGTCGCCTGATCGACCTTCGACCCGCTGAACAGGGCGTTGAAGTCGGCCTGAGCCTGGGTCGTGTCAGCGCCGCCGGCGACAGCCGTGGCGAGCGAGCCGAGGACCGTTTGCAGGCTCTCGGTCTTGAGCCCGCCGCCGGCGGTCGCGATCGCTTGTGAGTCGGAAGTCAGAGCGGATAGATCGGCGACCGTGACCGCGGATTTCGCGGCCAACCCCTGGATCTTGGTCTGAAGCGTCTGCCAATCCGTGTCGGTCTGCGACGTCTGGCTCGCCCCCGACGCGGATTGCGTCTGACCGCCGCGCGGCCCTCCCGCATCCAGAACGGTCGTCACCACCCCGATCTGCGAGAGGCCCCCCAGTAGATCGGCGCCCCCCCAGTTCGAGAGCACCACCCGGCCTTCGAGCGACTCGCACGACGGGGCGCCCTGGCGGGTCGGCCGCTTGACGGCGTCGCTCGAATTCACGGCCCGCGCCGCTCTGTTGAACACCCGACGCACGGCATCCACCATCAATCCGTTGATCTTGGGACTCATCGTTTCCTCTCCTCCTGAGATTGCGATCGTAAATTGGCATGAACGGCGAAGCGCCGGGGATGATTCATGAAGATGTGTGGCAAGAACGGATTCACCAGACCAAGCGGAGCGGCCTCCCAGAAGCGCGCGCCGATCCGGTGATGGAATCCCCTCGACGAAACAAGGGCCGTCCAAGGCGCGCAGCGAGCCGACGTCCTTCCGCTCGCCGTTTCGCGCCCGATGGAATTGAGACGAAGAGAGGATTGCGGCGGAACGAGGTCCGGACTCGAACGACCGACGCGAGGCCCCGTTCGCCGCAATCCTCTTCGGGAAACCCGGGAGCGGGCTTTCACTTGTCGCCAAGCCGCCGGGGCTGACACCAACGAGGCCGTGGAGGGAAGATGCCGCGCCGGGTGCTTAACGGGGCGAGAAAAGCCCCCGACGCGGCGCCTCGTCGATCACCATCACCAGCGGAAACGCCCCGCCGAAGCGCGCGCCGATTTCGTAACTGCGCGGCAAACCCGCCTCGCCTCAATATGTGCTAAAGTTGAGGTGATTCGCGCGACGCCATCCGGGAGCTGCGGGCGGATCGAGTCAAGACCGAGTCCCCCGGCGGAGTTAGGAATTCGACTGGCTTGATTGAATCGTATGGGATACATTCTTTGCGCAAGGCTCGCATCCGCCTCGAAGGATTCATGGATGGATGCGACACCCTATCCCAGAGGGCGCAGTGATCCATGCGTCGACGTTCCGGATCCACGAGCCGCCGACCGAATCTTGACGTTCTCGAGAATCGCCATCTCTTGAGCAGCGTCATTCCGGGGACCCTCGCGCCCCCGTCCCTGGCAGCCCCCATCGTAGTGATCGTTAGCCGTGGCGCTTTCGCCCCCCCCTCGTCCGGCTTCTTCACGGCTTCCGCGTCCGGCGCTTTCGCAACTTCCTCGTCCGGCTTGGGTTGGGGGCTCACGGTTCCCAACAGGACCAGCCAAGGGTTTCCTTCCTGGAATCCAGCAGGATTCGGGAGCGGCCACGGCAGCCAAGGAGGCCAAGAAGGCCAAGGCGGCTGGGGAGGCTGGGGGGGGGACTTCCACCACGGCTTCGGGGGCTCCACCCTGACCGTCGACGACCCGGCCCCGATGGGTCCCATGCTGATCACTTCGGCCGGTCCGGTGCCCACGGGGCCTCTGGGGAGCCCAGACGCTTCCATTTCCGCCGATCCAGGCACCGGCGGTCCCGGCGGTCCGATGATGGCAATGTTCACGGGAGGTGGGGGAGGCCTCTCGGTCTCGTACGGCGACCCGTTCGGGCGGAGGGGCCCCGACGACCCTCCTCCCCCCATGCGTGGACGCGATTTCTTCCGCTCGCCCTTTCTGCCGGGAAGCATGCTGGGACTTCAGCTCGCCCAGGATCAGGCGCTTCGGGGAGTCGTCTCGAATCCGGAGGCCGCCACGCCCGCGTCAAGCCCCGTGGCGACGACGGATTTCCCCGCCAGGGCGACTTCGCCGGCGTTGCAACCGAGCCCCGAGTTCGGCCGCCAGAACCCGCTGGGCCTGAGCCTGGTCGTCGACGAGCAGGCGGCGAGCCGCGCCCTCTCGCTCGATTACAGCGTCTTGCCGGGCCGAGTCTCCTTGGATCCGGCTCCCGTCGCGGGCGAAGCGACCCTCGACGAATCCGGCGCGGCGATCCAGGCCGTCGCGAACGCCGGCGAGCCGGCCGAGGCCCTTCCGCCTCACGCCGCCGGCTTGATCGCCAGCGTTCTGCCCCACGACCAACGCTCTCTGGAAGAGGCCGTCGACCAGTTCCTCGACCAGCTTCACGAGTTGAACGTCGGAAGCTTGATCGAACCCGATCCGATTCGCGTCCTCGTGGTGTCGGCGGCCCTGATCAGCGCGGGGGCGGTCGTCGAAACGGCCCGCCGTCGGCTGAGTCCACGGCGACGGCGCAACCAGCCGACGCGCGTATGGGACGCCCACGAGAGTGAAGAACTTCTCGGCTTCCCCGAACTTCCCGGAAGCTGGTCCGCCAGGTGGATATGAGCGCCGACCAACTCGACGAACTGATCCAGCAACTCAACGACGGCGACGTCGTGGCCGCGGAACGTGCGTTTCTCGCCTACGAGCCGTACCTCCGGATGGCCGTCCGCCGCCAGTTGAACGGCCCGCTGCGATCCAAGCTCGATTCGATGGACATCGTCCAGTCCGTCTGGGCCGACGTCCTCCACCGATTTCGCGACGCCGGCTGGCAGTTCGCCGACCGTTCGCACCTCCAGGCGTTCCTGGTCAAGGTCGCGCGCAACCGGCTGATCGACCGCCGCCGCGAGCACCATCGCGCCCTCGCGCAAGAACGGCCGCTCGACGACGTCTCGCCCAACGACCTGCTCCACACCGGCCAACCCCGCCCGAGCGAGGTCGCCCAGGCGCACGAACTCTGGAATCGGATTCTCGAGAACTGCCCCCCCGCTCATCGCGAGATCCTGACGCTGAAGCGGCAAGGACTGCGGCTGAACGAGATCGCCGCCCGGACCGGCTTCCACGAGGGAAGCGTGCGACGCATCCTCTACGATCTCGCGCGCCGTCTCGCCATCCCCCGGAGAACCGCGAGCCCCTCGCGCGACGATTCCAGCCGAGAGGGGTGAGTCAGCGATGCCGCCTCCCCTTTCCTCCGAGTCCAAGAGGCCGCCCCCCTCGCTGCCGCTCTCGTTCTCCTTGGATCCCGACGACGGCCCGGACCGTGAATCCGACGCACCGCGGGGATGGGTCTCGAAGCAGGTTCACGTCATGGCCGCGGCCTGGGCGCGGGGCGAACCGATCTCGGCCGCCGCGATCCTGGCCGAACACCCCGAACTCGATGCTGAATCGGCCGTGCGACTCATCTACGAGGAGATCTGCCTGCGGCGCGACGCGGGCGAGGACGTCGCCACGATCGAGGTCGTAAATCAGTACCCCCAGTTCCGCGACGAACTAGAAGTCTTGCTGAGCTGCGACCGCATCCTCCGTCCGCTGGGTCGGCCCGCGATTCTCCCCGAGGTCGGCGAGAACCTCGGCTCGTTCCACCTACTGGCCGAGCTGGGGAGGGGTGCGTCGGGCAAGACGTTCCTGGCGACCGAACCAAGCCTCGCCAATCGGCTGGTCGTCCTCAAGGTCCTCTCCGACGACCAGGACGAACACCTCTCCCTGGCCCGGCTGCAACACACGCACATCATCCCCCTGTTCTCGGAACAGGAGTTTCCAGAACGCGGCCTCCGCGCCCTCTGCATGCCTTATCTTGGGGGAGCGAGCCTGGCTCGAATCCTGGAGGTCCTGGCTGAGACCACCCCCGCGCCCGAGAATCGCCGGGGGCGTCACTTCCTGGACGCCGTCCAGCGCATTCAGAAGGAGCGCCCGCCGACGCCGATCTCCGACAGCCCCTATCGCCGCTACCTGGAACAGGCTTCGTACGTGCAGGCGGTGTGCTGGGTCGCGGCTTGCCTGGCCGACGCGCTGCACGAGGCGCACGCCCACGGCCTGATCCACATGGACGTGAAGCCGTCGAACGTGTTGATCGCCGCCGACGGCCAGCCGCTGCTCCTGGATTTCCACCTGGCTCGCAAGCGGGTGGAGGCCGGCGAACGGGTCTCCGACCGACTCGGCGGCACGCCCGACTGGATGGCCCCGGAGCAACGGCTGGCCCTCGCAGCCGTGACCGCCGGCCGTCCCGCGCCCGCGACCGTCGATCATCGCGCCGATCTCTACGCCCTGGGCCTGCTGTTGTGCGACGCCCTCGGCGGCTCAGCCGCGGCGAAACGAGCGGCGGGCGGAAAGCCCTGGAATCGAAGCCGGTCGGTCGTCAGCGTCGGGCTCGAAGACGTGATCCAGAAATGCCTGGAGCCACGGCCGAGCGATCGCTATCGCGACGCCGCTTCGGTCGCCGACGACCTCCGCCGCCACGCCAACGATCTGCCGCTTCGCGGCGTACCCAATCGCAGCCTGGCCGAGCGCTGGAGCAAGTGGCGACGGCGGCAGCCCCGGGGCCTCTCCCGCAACGCGGCGTGGGCCTTCGCCGTCGCCGCCGTCGCAATCGCGCTCTTGATCGGCCGGGCCTACTACTATCAACGACTGGCCGATATCGAGGCCGACCTGAAAGACGGCGTCCAGCTCCAATCCCAGCGCCGCTTCACCGATGCCGCCCGCGTGCTCGATCGCGGTTTGCAGCGAGCCGCGACGACCCCCGGAGCCGACCGCCTGCGCGGCGATCTGTCCGCCGAGAGGCAGCGCGCACTTCGAGGCCGGAAGGCCGACGAGCTGCACCGGCTCGCCGACATCATACGATTCCGCCACTACATCACATCGCCGGTCAAGGCCGAGGCCCAACGACTCGTCCGCGACGTTCAGGCCGCATGGGAAGGCCGCGACTTCCTGCTCGGTCGGTCGTCGACGCCGCTCGCCCCCGAGGTCGAGCGCGACGTCCGAGCCGATCTCCTCGACCTCGTCCTGACCTGGACCGACGCGCGGGTGCGGCTCGCCGCGCCGGACCACGCCGACGAGGCGCGGCGGCAGGCCCTGGAGATCCTCGACGAGGCCGAGCCCCTCTGCGGCCCCAGCCTCGCCCTCAACCAGCAGCGGCGAGACCTCGCCCGCGCCCTGCGACAGCCGGAATCCCCCGGGCCGCCCGACCCGTCCCCGCACTCGGCCCGCGAGCATTGCGACCTCGGGCGGTCCTTGCTCCGCTCCGGTGCGTTCCAGCA
It encodes the following:
- a CDS encoding protein kinase domain-containing protein, producing the protein MPPPLSSESKRPPPSLPLSFSLDPDDGPDRESDAPRGWVSKQVHVMAAAWARGEPISAAAILAEHPELDAESAVRLIYEEICLRRDAGEDVATIEVVNQYPQFRDELEVLLSCDRILRPLGRPAILPEVGENLGSFHLLAELGRGASGKTFLATEPSLANRLVVLKVLSDDQDEHLSLARLQHTHIIPLFSEQEFPERGLRALCMPYLGGASLARILEVLAETTPAPENRRGRHFLDAVQRIQKERPPTPISDSPYRRYLEQASYVQAVCWVAACLADALHEAHAHGLIHMDVKPSNVLIAADGQPLLLDFHLARKRVEAGERVSDRLGGTPDWMAPEQRLALAAVTAGRPAPATVDHRADLYALGLLLCDALGGSAAAKRAAGGKPWNRSRSVVSVGLEDVIQKCLEPRPSDRYRDAASVADDLRRHANDLPLRGVPNRSLAERWSKWRRRQPRGLSRNAAWAFAVAAVAIALLIGRAYYYQRLADIEADLKDGVQLQSQRRFTDAARVLDRGLQRAATTPGADRLRGDLSAERQRALRGRKADELHRLADIIRFRHYITSPVKAEAQRLVRDVQAAWEGRDFLLGRSSTPLAPEVERDVRADLLDLVLTWTDARVRLAAPDHADEARRQALEILDEAEPLCGPSLALNQQRRDLARALRQPESPGPPDPSPHSAREHCDLGRSLLRSGAFQQAAVEFQRAVELQPEDFWPNFYEGLCAYRLERFNEAVAAFRCCIALAPTTAECYYNRALAESALGRPTQAFRDYSRALDLDAKLTDAALNRGILSYESHRYDEAIADFDRALAATADTAALGRIHYNLALAHLARGDRAEAIASADEALAHGYNEARALRDGLNRAARPPR
- a CDS encoding RNA polymerase sigma factor, whose amino-acid sequence is MSADQLDELIQQLNDGDVVAAERAFLAYEPYLRMAVRRQLNGPLRSKLDSMDIVQSVWADVLHRFRDAGWQFADRSHLQAFLVKVARNRLIDRRREHHRALAQERPLDDVSPNDLLHTGQPRPSEVAQAHELWNRILENCPPAHREILTLKRQGLRLNEIAARTGFHEGSVRRILYDLARRLAIPRRTASPSRDDSSREG